The genomic DNA GGAAAACGCCGCCCACGGCAACCGCGCGTTCGCCACGTTGAACGAGGGGCTGGGAAAGGTGCTGCGCTACGGCGCCTTCGATGCGGACGTGATCCGACGGTTGAGGTGGTTCACCGAGACCCTCGGTCCGGCGCTCGGCCGCACCTTGCGGTCGGAGGGTTCGGTCGACCTGGCCGGCCTGACCGCCCAGGCCCTGCAGATGGGGGATGAGTGCCACAACCGCAACGCCGCCGCAACGTCGCTCTTTGTCCGAACGCTCGCGCCCGCGCTGGTTCGGGTCGTCGAGCGCGCGGACGCCGCCGCGGCGCTGGACTTCATCCGGGGCAACGACCACTTTTACCTCAACCTTTCGATGGCCGCCTGCAAGGCGACGCTCGACGCCGCCCACGGACGCGACGGCTCGACGGTGGTCACGGCGATGTCGCGGAACGGTGTCGAGTTTGGGATCCGCATGAGCGGGACCGGGGACACGTGGTTCACCGCGCCGGTGCCCGTGCCGGAGGGTCTGTACTTTCCCGGCTACGGACCCGCGGACGCCAACCCGGATCTGGGCGACAGCGCGATCACGGAAACGTGCGGGCTGGGGGGATTCGCGATGGCCGCGGCGCCGGCGATCGTCCGGTTCGTGGGGGGGACTCCCAGCGACGCGTTGGAAACGACCCGCGAGATGTACCGGATCACCCTGACCCGCCATCCAGGGTACACGATCGCCGGGCTCGGATTCGCCGGCACGCCCACGGGCATCGATGCCCGGCGCGTGGTCGAAAGCGGCACCCTGCCGGTGATCAACACGGGGATCGCGCACCGCAAGCCGGGGATCGGGCAGATCGGCGCCGGGATCACCCGGGCGCCGCTTGCCTGCTTCGCCGACGCCATCCGGGAACTGGGACGTCGGCTCGGCCTCGGGGGGGCGCGGTAATGGACCGCCGGGCGGTCATTGCCGTCGGGGGAAACGCGCTGATCAGGGACGGGCAGGCCGGCACCATCGCCGAGCAGTTTGAAAACGCTCGGGCCACGGTCCGTCCCATCGCCGCGCTGGTCGCGGACGGCTGGAAGATCGTGGTGACGCACGGGAACGGGCCCCAGGTTGGGTTCATCCTGCTCCGCTCGGAGCTGGTGGGAGCGTCGGCACCGGTCCCCCGGCTCTCGCTCGACATGTCCGTCGCCGATTCCCAGGGCGGGATCGGGTACATCATGGACAGTTCGTTTACGAGCGAGCTCGCGCGCCTCGGACTCCGCGACCGCGTGGCCTGCGTCCTCACCCATACGGTCGTCGCGTCGGACGACCCGGCCTTCAAAAAGCCGAGCAAGCCGATCGGCCCCTGGTACACGCCCGAGCAGGCGGCGGTCATGCAGCAGCGGGAGGGTTGGGTGATGGTGGAGGATGCCGGCCGGGGGTATCGGCGGGTCGTCCCCTCTCCCCGACCGCTGCGGATCGTCGAGGTGCCCCAGATCCGCGCGTTGGTGGAGCGGGAATTCGTGGTGATCGCGGTCGGCGGTGGGGGAATCCCCGTCGTGGAACCCGCCCCGGGCGAATACCAGGGCATCGAGGCGGTCATCGACAAGGACCTCGCCTCGGCGCTGCTGGCCGAGGCGCTCGATTTCCCGATGCTGATCGTTTCCACCGGGGTGGACCAGGTGGCCCTGCACTTCCGCCAGCCGAACCAGCGGTTCATCGATCGCATGACCGTGTCGGAGGCGCGGCGGGCCCTGGAGGCCGGCGAGTTTCCCGCGGGCAGCATGGGGCCGAAAATTCAGGCCGCGATCGGCTTTCTGGAGCGCGGAGGAAAAGAGGTGCTGATCACCTCACCGTACCGGCTGGCGCAGGCAGTGGCGGGCGCGACCGGCACGCGGATCGTGCCGGACCCGCAGGGGTGACCGCGGAGATTCGATAGGGGGGGGAGCGGTGGTGGCGATGATACAGGCGGAACCGTACGACTTCGATTTCGATCCCAGGGCAGCGGCCCTGCTCATCATCGATATGCAGAGGGATTTCGTGTACCCGGGAGGGTTCGGGGCGGCGCTTGGGAACGACACCTCGTTCCTGCTGCGGGCGGTGGCCCCCACCGAGCGCGTGCTGCACGCCGCCCGACGGGCAGGGATGTTCGTGGTGCACACCCGCGAAGGCCACCGGGGGGACCTCTCAGACTTGCCCTCGGCGAAGAAGGCGCGCGGCCGCTTGAAAGTCGGGATCGGGGATCCCGGGCCGATGGGCCGGATTTTGGTGCGGGGCGAATACGGACACGACATCGTGGACGAACTCCGGCCCGCCCCCGGCGAGCCGGTGGTGGACAAGCCGGGAAAGGGGGCGTTCTACGCGACCGATCTGGATGCGATCCTGCACGCTCGGGGGATCAGGCAGCTGATCGTCTGCGGGGTGACCACCGAGGTGTGCGTGCACACCTCGGTGCGCGAGGCCAACGATCGCGGCTACGACTGCCTCGTGCTCGAGGACTGCGTGGGGTCGTATTTCCCGGAGTTCCAAGAAGTTGGAATCAAGATGATCAAGGCTCAGGGCGGGATCTTCGGCTGGGTCAGCGACTCGGCCCGGTTCGTTGAGGCTTTGGCGAAGGCCACGAGCGCGCCAGCGACCAGCTCAGCACGAGGCTGACGTCCGGCGGCTGCCGGGGGGAGGGGTGGCATCTTGGCATCGGCGAGCGAATTTCGACCGCGGTTGTGGGTGCCCGGAGACTGGAACGCCTTCTTTGGTCTGTTTACGAACGTCGCACTCAACGTCATAGTGCTGTCCAGCCTGGCGCTGGGGGTCCTCAAGCTGCCGCCGAACGTCGTGTTCGGCCGCATCCTGCCGGCGTTGGGCATCGCGCTCCCACTCGGCAACATCTTCTACGCCTACCTCGCCTACCGGTTGGCGAAGCAGGAGCGACGCGACGACGTGGCCGCCATGCCCTACGGGCCCAGCGTGCCACATATGTTCATCGTCGTGTTCGTGATCATGCTGCCGATCGCGCTCAAGACCGGCGACCCGATCAAAGCCTGGGAAGCCGGCCTGGCGTGGTGCTTCATCATCGGGTTGATCATCCTGCTGGGCGCGTTCATCGGCCCGGCGATCCGCGCGTTCACCCCCAGGGCGGCGATGCTGGGCACGCTGGCCGGCATCTCCATCGCGTTCATCTCGATGCGCCCGGCGTTCCAGATGTGGGAGGCGCCGTGGATCGCCTTCGTCTCATTGGCCATCATCCTGGTGAGCTGGGTGGCAAACGTCCGGCTCCCGTTTGGCGTCCCCGGCGGGCTGGCGGCGGTCGTGATCGGGACCGCCGTCGGCTGGGTGGCGGTGCTGCTGGGCTGGACCGGGATCCTCGTGCCCTCGGCGGTCGGCGAGTCATTTCGGCAGTTCGGGCTGCACCTGCCGATTCCCGGGACGGAGGTGCTGCGGGGACTGCGTGATGTCGGGCCCCTGCTGGCGACGGCGATTCCGCTCGGCGTGTACAACTTCACCGAGGGGATGAACAACGTGGAGAGCGCCGCGGCGGGAGGTGACAGCTACAACCTCCGCTCGATTCTGCTCGCGGACGGCATCGGCGCGGTCATCGGCTCGTTCCTGGGGAGCCCCTTCCCGCCGGCCGTATACATCGGGCACCCCGGGTGGAAGGCCGTGGGGGGACGGATCGGCTATTCCCTCGCGACCGGCATCGTGACCGCGCTGGTAGCCTTCCTGGGGTTGGTGGCGCTGCTGTTGGCCCTGATTCCGATCCAGGCGCTGGTACCGATCCTGCTGTTCATCGGGTTGGTGATCGGCGCCCAGGCGTTTCAGACGACCCCGGCACGCCACGCGCCCGCGGTGGTGCTGGCGCTCCTGCCCAACATTGCCCTGTGGGCCAAAGGCCTTGTGGACGATGCCCTGCAGGCCGCTGGAGCCGATCCCGGGAAACTTGGGCTGGATAAGCTCGGCGTCGGCGACATCTATCACGGGATGTCGCTGTTCGGCGGTGGGGCCGTGCTCGCCGGCATGGTGCTGGGGGCGATCGCCGCCTTTGTCATCGACCGCGAGTTCAATCGCGCGGCGGTCGTCGCCGTCACCGCCGCGGTGCTTTCGTTCGTCGGCCTGATCAACACGGCCGGCCCGGTGGGCTGGAACGTCTCGCCCCCGGTCACGCTCGGCTACCTGCTGATGGGGGTGTGCTTCACGATGGTGTATCGGCGGGTCGGACACATGGCGGCCGCGACGGCGCCCCCGCTCGAGGTCGAGGGGGTGGGGCGCGGGTAGCCGCCGCGATGGGGTTCGACCTGTTTGTCAACGGCACCCTGATGCGAGGGCTCGCCCTCGCTGGGAACCTGGCGGGGGCGGAGTTTCTCGGGGAGGCTCAGACGGCGGCGATCTACCGCCTCTATTCGATTGACGACCGGCATCCCGGGATGTTCGAGGTCCCGGAAGGAGGGGTCTCCGTGGCCGGGGAGCTGTACCGCGTCAGCGACGATGTGTGGCGGCGCGTCGAGGCCGGCGAGCCCCCGGGGCTGTACCGCGGGACGGTGCTCCTCGAGGACGGCCGGCGGGTCGACGGCATGCTCTATCCTCGCGAACTGGCCGAAGGCCGGCATCGCGATATCTCCGCTCACGGGAGCTGGCGGGGCTATATGTCCGCGCGGTGAGCGGGGAAACGATCGGCGACCGCGTATTCATACCGCGGGGGTAGTGGAGTAAAACGCACACAGGAGGAGGGAGAACGTATGCGCATTGCCGCCGTTGCCATCGCGCTGGCCCTGTGTATGGGCTTTGCGCCGACCGTGCGCTCGCTGGGGGCCTCGCCCACACCGAGCACGGTCTCGGTGACCATCAGTCCGGGCGGGCATGCCTCGGCCGTGGGGTTCTCGACGCTGACATTTGGCTACTCGCCCGCGGCCATCACCGTCAAGCCGGGAACGACCGTGGTGTGGACCAACAAGTCGGTTTTGCCTGAGCCGCACTTCGTGACATTTCTGACCCCCGACCCCAAGACGGGGGAACTGCACGGAGGGCCGCCATTCGTGGCCGCGCGGCCGAAGCCGGGCAAGGAGGGTTCCAAAGACCCGAAGGACATGGAGTTTGTGGAGGACCCCTTCTACGTGCTGCCCTCGGAGGTGACCGGTGCGCCATTTCGGAACAGCGGCTACCTCTGGCCGGCGCGGTTGGGCCCGCCCGGCGCGCAGTCGAGTTGGAAGACCACCTTCACGGCCAAGGACGCCGGGAAGACGTTCATCTACACGTGCGTCATCCACCCTTGGATGGTGGGGAGGGTGACCGTCACGAAATAGACGCGCGGCAGAGCGGGGGCGGCCGGCGAGGGACCGCGACCGCCCCCGCTCCGGTTCTGGCCCCGGGGTTCGACGCGGGGCCTTTTTCTGTCCCTTTCGGAGCCCGGCCGGGAAACGCTCATGTCCCGGCCGGGCGTTGGTTCGCCTCTGGATGAGCGTGGGGGAGACAAGCCGATGGGGAGAGCGCGCGTGCGGGACCTGGGGATCGCCATCGGGCAGATGCCCACCGGTTCCCACAATGCCATCACGGACGTGCCGGGGGTGCTGGTCGGGCACCGCACGCTGATCTGGGACACGCCGCGGATGGCGCGCACGGGGGTGACGATGGTGATCCCCCGCGGCGGTGCGGTCTGGCGGGACCCCGTCTTCGCCGCCCACCACTCGTTCAACGGAAACGGCGAAATGACCGGACTGGTGTGGCTGGAGGAGGCGGGCCTGCTGGACGGCCCGATCGGCATCACCAACACGCACGCGGTGGGGTGGTGCGGGACGCGCTCGTGGGCTACGGCGTGGAGCGCGGGTATGTCACGGGCTTCACCCTGCCGGTGGTGGCGGAGACCTTCGACGGCTGGCTGAACGACATCAACGCGTTCCACGTCGAGCGGCACCACGCCTACGACGCCCTCGCCGCCGCGGCGGGGGGGGCCGTCCCCGAGGGGAACGTGGGCGGCGGCACGGGGATGCGGTGCCACGGGTTTAAGGGCGGGATCGGGACGTCTTCCCGGCTTGTCGAGAACGAGGCGGGGAGGTATGTGGTCGGCGCGCTTGTCCAGGCGAATTACGGGAGCATGCGCCACCTCCGGGTGGACGGCGTCCCGGTGGGGCGCGAGCTGGACCCGCGGGGGGCCGCCCCGAGCCCGGGCGGATCGATCATTGTGATCGTCGCCACCGACGCGCCGCTGTTGCCCGGTCAATGCCGGCGCTTCGCCCAGCGCGCCACCGTGGGTTTGGCCCGGGTCGGGGGGGTCGGGTATAACTCCAGCGGCGACATTTTCCTCGCGTTCGCCACCGGGAACCACCTGCCGGCCGTCTCTCGGACGCGGACGCTGCACGACCTGCGCATGCTGCCGCACGAGTATCTCAATCCGTTCTTCGATGCGGTGGCCGAGGCGGTGGAGGAATCGATCCTCAATGCGCTCGTCGCCGCGGAGACGATGGTGGGGTTCAAAGGGACCGCTCACACACTCCCCTTGGACGAACTCGCGGCGATCATGGCCCGCTACCGTCCGCGGGAGGAGCGGGAGGCCTGACCGGGGAACGCGACTCGGCGGACCCCGCGGGGGGAGGGTCTTCGGGGCGAAGGCGGGGAGACGACGGCTCGTCGAGAGGAGGACCGCATGTCGACAGGGATGCCCATCGGCGACGGGGATCCGGGGAGGGAGGTCCAGGGAGAGGCCGGGATCCTGACCGTCCGCGCCGGCCAGGCGCGCCGAACGTGGAACGGCATTCAGTACCTGACCGGACTGTCCGGCAAGAACGTCGGCGCGAGCCAGCTCTCGATGAATGTCGCGACGATTCCTCCGGGCGGCATCGCCTCCGCGCACATCCACGTGGGATTCGAGGTGATGCTCTACATCCTCGAGGGCCGCGTCCGGCACGAGTACGGGCCGGGATGCCAGCGCATCATCGATAACGAAGCGGGTGACTTCATCTTCATCGCCCCCGGGGTACCGCACGAGGTCGTCAACTTGAGCGACACGGACCCCGTCGTCGCGGTCGTGGCGCGGTCCGACGCATCGGAATGGGAGCACATCATCCGGTACGACCGCGCGCAGGCGCGCCCCGCGACGGACTGAACGGTCACCCCGGGTCCTACTCGGCCGACGGTGCCCCCATGATCGCCGAACGCTGGATGTCCTCGTAGCGGACCTTCGCCACGTCGAACCCCTCCAGGTTGGCCGCCAGTTTCTTGAAGGTCTGCTCGAAGCTGGGCAGGGTCTTGCGCTGTCGCGTCAGGGGGGTGGTCCGCGACAGGACGAAGTTCTTCACGTAGGGGTGGCTGAGGCCCCGCTTCTTGAGCCTGGCGACCACCTCCCCCAAGACCTCATCCGCGTGACGGACCATCGCGGCACGCTCTTCGCGCTCGGGAAGGGTCTTGGGGAACGCGCCCTTCAAGAACTTGTCGACCCGGCGGAGGATGGGTGCAAACGCCCCGCCGGCGAAGCGCTTGTTGCTCTCGTAGAGCAACCCGAGCGTGATAAAGTGTGCGGCTTCGAACTGGAAGGTGTAGTCCTCCTCCCCGCGCGATGGGGCCTCCTCGACCAACCCCCGGTACATGCGGATGACCTCGAGGGACTTTTCCTTCAGGTTGTGCGCCTTCTCGGTGTTGAGCGCAAGGATCTGGAAGGCCACTTCCGGCTCGGGGACGACGATCGAGGGGATCATGACCCCCCGGAGTTTTTCCGCAACCGTGCGGCGGTGGTTGCCGTTGGGGGTCCAGTACACGCCCGGGCCGGGCGACATGACGACGATGGGGTCGACGAATCGGTCGAGTTTTTTGACGGCCGTCAACAGGCGTTTGACATGGGTGGGGGAGAGGTCCCGTTGGTAGGGGGTGGGCTCGACCTTCGCGAGGGGGAGCAGGCAGAAGATGTGCCAGTGGTCCCCGACCGGTTCCCGGTAGATGGCCAAGGTCCGGCCGCCGTCACGGTCGATCTGTTCGGCCAGGGCCACGGCGTGCTTCGATGGGGTTTCGTCGGGAAAGACCGCCCAGTGTGCCATCGCCATCCGCCTCCCCCAGATTCGATGAGCCGGGGGGCCTCGCTCCCCCTGCGGCCATCATCCCTCCATTCGGTCCCGGCCGCCCACCCCCCCCTGTGAGGGGTCGCGCGCCGCGCCGCCGAATCCTTCGAACCGTTCGAGGCGGCCACGCCGTGGATCGAGGAGGGTTTCATGCGCCACGTCCCAGGGGAAAAGCAGACTGCGCTCCGGTGGGTGGACCAGGAAGCCGGTCGGCTCTCCCGGTTTTCGCAGGAGATCTGGAATTACGCCGAGCCTGCCTTTCGCGAGTATAAATCGGCCAAGGCCTATTGCGATCTGCTGCGGCGCGAAGGCTTTGCGGTGGAGGAGGGGTCGGGCGGAATGCCCACCGCGTTCGCCGCGAGCTACGGCGAAGGGGAGCCCGTTCTGGGTGCGTACGCCGAATACGACGCGGTGCCGGAGAACTCTCAGCAACCGGTTCCCTACCAGGCCCCCCGCGACGGGCTGCACCCTTGGGCGGCGGGGCACACCGATCCCCATTCCGCCTTGGGCGCCGCCGCGCTGACGGGCGTGCTCGCGGCCAAGGCCGCGATGCGGACGCACGGGCTGCGGGGAACCCTGCGGTTCTTCGGGGAGCCCGCCGAGAAGGTATGCGGGTCCAAGCCGGTGCACGCCGCCAAGGGGTACTACGACGGGGCCGACGCGTACGTCGCGTATCATCCCAGCCCGTACAACACCGTCGCCTGGGAGACGCACTGCGGCTCGTACTGGAGCCAGCTCTTCACCTTCGAGTGCCTGACCCCCGAGACGTGGGTCGACCAGTCGCTGCTGCCTTTCCGGCATGCCCATGCCGCGCCCCGGTGTCCGGGAGCGCTCGACGCCGTGTGCCTGATGTACACGACGACCAAGTACCT from bacterium includes the following:
- a CDS encoding DUF1116 domain-containing protein — protein: MTAGSPPAGPRLFPDGLRALNVGLAGFAEPLRAHGAECVQVAWRPPAEADRDLGLLVARLEDDPDDPIGGLVARANADAVKQILEGRPVLLDVQPAESVIPGMTPRMLLHSGPPIEWSRMCGPMRGAVTGAILFEGWARAPEEAEAMAAGGGIQFSPCHQHRAVGPMAGVVSPSMPVFVVENAAHGNRAFATLNEGLGKVLRYGAFDADVIRRLRWFTETLGPALGRTLRSEGSVDLAGLTAQALQMGDECHNRNAAATSLFVRTLAPALVRVVERADAAAALDFIRGNDHFYLNLSMAACKATLDAAHGRDGSTVVTAMSRNGVEFGIRMSGTGDTWFTAPVPVPEGLYFPGYGPADANPDLGDSAITETCGLGGFAMAAAPAIVRFVGGTPSDALETTREMYRITLTRHPGYTIAGLGFAGTPTGIDARRVVESGTLPVINTGIAHRKPGIGQIGAGITRAPLACFADAIRELGRRLGLGGAR
- the arcC gene encoding carbamate kinase, which codes for MDRRAVIAVGGNALIRDGQAGTIAEQFENARATVRPIAALVADGWKIVVTHGNGPQVGFILLRSELVGASAPVPRLSLDMSVADSQGGIGYIMDSSFTSELARLGLRDRVACVLTHTVVASDDPAFKKPSKPIGPWYTPEQAAVMQQREGWVMVEDAGRGYRRVVPSPRPLRIVEVPQIRALVEREFVVIAVGGGGIPVVEPAPGEYQGIEAVIDKDLASALLAEALDFPMLIVSTGVDQVALHFRQPNQRFIDRMTVSEARRALEAGEFPAGSMGPKIQAAIGFLERGGKEVLITSPYRLAQAVAGATGTRIVPDPQG
- a CDS encoding isochorismatase family cysteine hydrolase, producing MIQAEPYDFDFDPRAAALLIIDMQRDFVYPGGFGAALGNDTSFLLRAVAPTERVLHAARRAGMFVVHTREGHRGDLSDLPSAKKARGRLKVGIGDPGPMGRILVRGEYGHDIVDELRPAPGEPVVDKPGKGAFYATDLDAILHARGIRQLIVCGVTTEVCVHTSVREANDRGYDCLVLEDCVGSYFPEFQEVGIKMIKAQGGIFGWVSDSARFVEALAKATSAPATSSARG
- a CDS encoding regulator, which translates into the protein MLASASEFRPRLWVPGDWNAFFGLFTNVALNVIVLSSLALGVLKLPPNVVFGRILPALGIALPLGNIFYAYLAYRLAKQERRDDVAAMPYGPSVPHMFIVVFVIMLPIALKTGDPIKAWEAGLAWCFIIGLIILLGAFIGPAIRAFTPRAAMLGTLAGISIAFISMRPAFQMWEAPWIAFVSLAIILVSWVANVRLPFGVPGGLAAVVIGTAVGWVAVLLGWTGILVPSAVGESFRQFGLHLPIPGTEVLRGLRDVGPLLATAIPLGVYNFTEGMNNVESAAAGGDSYNLRSILLADGIGAVIGSFLGSPFPPAVYIGHPGWKAVGGRIGYSLATGIVTALVAFLGLVALLLALIPIQALVPILLFIGLVIGAQAFQTTPARHAPAVVLALLPNIALWAKGLVDDALQAAGADPGKLGLDKLGVGDIYHGMSLFGGGAVLAGMVLGAIAAFVIDREFNRAAVVAVTAAVLSFVGLINTAGPVGWNVSPPVTLGYLLMGVCFTMVYRRVGHMAAATAPPLEVEGVGRG
- a CDS encoding gamma-glutamylcyclotransferase; its protein translation is MGFDLFVNGTLMRGLALAGNLAGAEFLGEAQTAAIYRLYSIDDRHPGMFEVPEGGVSVAGELYRVSDDVWRRVEAGEPPGLYRGTVLLEDGRRVDGMLYPRELAEGRHRDISAHGSWRGYMSAR
- a CDS encoding cupin domain-containing protein, which produces MSTGMPIGDGDPGREVQGEAGILTVRAGQARRTWNGIQYLTGLSGKNVGASQLSMNVATIPPGGIASAHIHVGFEVMLYILEGRVRHEYGPGCQRIIDNEAGDFIFIAPGVPHEVVNLSDTDPVVAVVARSDASEWEHIIRYDRAQARPATD
- a CDS encoding chromosome partitioning protein ParB, with product MAMAHWAVFPDETPSKHAVALAEQIDRDGGRTLAIYREPVGDHWHIFCLLPLAKVEPTPYQRDLSPTHVKRLLTAVKKLDRFVDPIVVMSPGPGVYWTPNGNHRRTVAEKLRGVMIPSIVVPEPEVAFQILALNTEKAHNLKEKSLEVIRMYRGLVEEAPSRGEEDYTFQFEAAHFITLGLLYESNKRFAGGAFAPILRRVDKFLKGAFPKTLPEREERAAMVRHADEVLGEVVARLKKRGLSHPYVKNFVLSRTTPLTRQRKTLPSFEQTFKKLAANLEGFDVAKVRYEDIQRSAIMGAPSAE